Genomic segment of Eupeodes corollae chromosome 2, idEupCoro1.1, whole genome shotgun sequence:
TATAAAAGCAATCTTTGAGCAAAATGTAGATTTATagcaaatatacatatatatatatgtaaacacgtacatatgtatatgcaatttaaaaagatgtagggaaagaataaaaaaacaaaacaaaaaagaggatgaaaccAAGCAGACTGActttcaaacaattaaaattacttaacaCTTTAGAGCATTcactattattattaataataataatacaaacaaaaacaaggtTAACAAAACAACCataattatacatatataaatccTTTGTTATATCACTTACAAAGTGAACTTGTAAATAAATGCGGCATAATAGCGGCGTATTAAACTATACACTGTTGAACCTTTAGAGCATAGAAACATGTATAATGCAAACATAaagtataaattcaaaaaaaaaaaaaaaacaaaataaaaaaatgtaacaaaccTGTagctattattttaatttatccaagcaaaaacaaataaataaaattaatacatatgAGAAATggcatttgtttctttttgttgctttgtagataaaaataaaacccaggaataaatatttgataaaatattttatttaaatctttaagttttttttatatattttgattagAGATACATTTGTTGTTTTATCATaatatgtaaaataataattttgtagaatttatttatttagtctagtctaaaattttaataaaactggAAACAAgggaatacattttcaaaaatacaaaaatcatacaattttcttcttaGCATTCACAATATTGAAACAATAATATTGAAGTTTTGTTTCCTTAACATGtctatgattttaaaagttacaaaaagCTTTCCAGGCACACCCTTCTCAGTAACAAGATTCAGCGAATTCAAATTACATATCATAAAAagggaaaacaatatttttcatttgtttaacagcaaaaaaaaaacatcaaattttcaaataaaaattatacaatgcCCCAAGTTCTGtaaaaagttaaattcttaATAATTCGACGCCACACACTTTCTTCTGTTTTTCTGCATGCGTTCGATGTTCTCTTTGATGGGTGTGTGAGCGTAGAATGCCTGGACAATTGAAGTCACTGCCAAAACAGTGGCTATAAATTGGTTTATGCTTATTTCCCAGTTATCGGCATCGGTGGCGGTTGCAGTTGTTGGGGTTGTGACCGAAGAAGTTGAAAGAGCAGCTTCGGCTTGTCGTAATTCTTTGTCAAGAGCCATAAACAGATTGCTGGTTGATGGTGGTTCCATTGGAGTTGTAGGATTTCCATTGGTATCGGGctaacagaaaaaagaaaaaatagttattattgtatttcttttagCCATTTCAGGTATCAACTATCTTCAAGATTCCATACATTTCTGAAATGAAGGTTATTTTCTTGAGAAATTATTATTCTTTGATGCTAATGATAGGGGGCTAAGTGAAGAAGGAGCTGAGAgtattttgtttaggtattcCAACGAATTAGTGATTTCTAACAGACTCGTATTGatgaatttcataaaattgtaaattactTATGAACCCAGATCTAGAACCGGGTAACTCCACTTTTTTCTAAGAACCGTTTTTAGGGAAAAAAGCtgcataatttgttttaatgtttttgttttttgttataattagcgaacccttttagtgttttgtatacctttaatatgccaaagaagagagggaagggttggataggaggtttGGGTgtatattggttttaaatagaaagatagagcgtggcaaggcgttccacattcgcgcaATACGGCTAAAAaaggaatctctgtacttcatagtgcgaccgaagttgggctcaagggtaaactgatgggcattcctagttaaattaattaagggaaggaatgcaactggctatttcactagagcatagtccgttaatataacggtaaaagaagggtgaggcaagaaaccttgcgtcgatgttcgagtgatataatcaagttgatgatgttaatgtcaccaatcattttaaaagctcttttttgaatactgtccaagaggcttaaataagttactggagcaccagccagagatgagagttatatttaataatcagacggagagaaaaatttcttgcaacgtttaaaaaaatctagacatcttgcggcatttttggcaacatctcgtatgtgatcgctccacaaaaggtggttgctgatgcacattccgaggacgtcaagattttctgtttcgttgatgcaagtgccactcatagatagtggcaaagagggtacAAAAGAAGAGTTTGGAGTTATCTTTAACttcaaaacagaagaaaaataagATAACTCTTAAGATTGTCTTGTATTTATTCCCCACTTGCCATCTAACTGTCGTAGGTGTCGTTGTCTtacatttaatataatttaacaacttttattagtgtaagaaattaaaattactgaattaaATTGTTCAGTATCGGGTTCAGAGTATTTGAATGATTCTCGAGATTAATACACACCTAGCTAAGGAACATTACCTGTTCAAAAGGGTAAATcattatgaaatattttgtgttttcaaaCGTAAAAGggttaaacttttatttagaaagAAACGCTCGAAAAGGAGGAGAGCGGAAGGCAGGACCAGCAATGGAAGCACTGTCTcagcaaagaaaaaaatggtCAGCCTCGAAGGTGTAAGAAAACAGCGATTTATTTGTAAGTGTTTTTTAAGGAGTTTTGTGACTTAGGAAACAAAGAAAAGCAAGACGCTTATTTGTGGGATTCAATACTTCAATTTCCTGTCCAAAGACGTTCGCCCTGCAAGTGGAAATGAGGTGAGAAAATTTCAAAGCAAATGTTTAACACGGGGGCTCCGAAAATAAATCGAAGTTTGCTTTGCTAAATGAACAAATCATGAACCCAAACCAAGAGCCCAAAGTAACATACGATTTCTAAAGGgaagattttgcaaaaaattccaAGCTTTCATTTGGTTGCTGCAAAAGATTGATAAAACTTGGTCGCaaagtgtttcaaaaaattcagcAAAATACCTATGACCAAAAGTAATGTAAcaacaaccaaacaaaaataaaataaaatggactATATCCAAATATCGAAGATTTGTTTATGCTAACATAACTACTTTGTACGCTTCAATCAGTTATATTGTGCAACTAACAATCTTCGAACCCAAAACTAAATCAAGCGTTCAATCCATTGTTTACACTCCAAACAATGTACAAAGGCAGTACAGTTTTTTATAACTTTCCTTCAATAATTCAGAGTTgtccaatttttcattaaatattaacaaaaatgtacaccAATAAAGCAAGGTAGATAACATGAAAACAGGGGCTTGATTGCGATTTTAAATTGTCGGGCTCCTAAAAATAAGTGTGTCTAGgtatgttgatgatgaatatagagtatattgaaaaaaaaaacatccctcATTGCTTTCAATACAGGACCTAGGGGTTCCTCCCGTTTCCCCCACCCTCTAGACGGGGCTGCTGCTGATATACATGTGTATGAAAGTTTGGAGACACAGCTACATCCGGTTGGTAAAATCTCCGACTATGAAGATGATAATAAGTAGGCTTCTTATTGAATTGAACggacttttttcttattttttatctatgtataaatttaattttaggctcttttaataaaaataattcaattttaaaaaaaaacagtgttatttgatttttctacaaatgttaaaaagtggAGTTATCCAGTTCTTGATCTGGATGCTCCGTAAAAAAGAGATGCGTGATATTTTAATGTTACTGCTGAAATGAAATAAACCTACGAGATCTTTCAAACATAAACTGAATTTTTCCTGAAGGAGAGGCTCAAGCtacttaaaagtaaacaaaacagaAACTAACCTCATCATTACTTCCATTAAAATCCAATTGAGTAAAGCTTTCCAAACTAATATCCTTCTTAATATTGCACACATTCTGGCTTCCCAACTCCATGAGATTCTCATCTGTAAACAAACCAacgaacaaaatcaaaattaaatggaatGAATTTTGTACGACATTTTAAGCACTTACATGCAGCTTTCATATCCTGATCTTGTTCGCCAATGATCTCCACCAAACTACGCCACAAAAACTGAAAGTTTGTTTTCTTCATCTTTGGAACTGTTTTATTGGGTGAAGTTCCTCCGTAAGGTTGATCAAAGAAATACCTCAAGCTACCCAAGCTTTTTGTGTCTGACGTTGAGTTTGTGCGTGATGTACGATTTTCGTATTTGGCATTTCCCATGTCGCTCTGTGTTATTTGAGAGAAATTCGAAATAGTTTCGACATTCAGCTGGTTAAGTTTCGCCCCAAGATCACTTATATCCGAGAATGTTTCAATCGACTCGAAACGACCTTGTTGGGCTAGTTGATCTGTTGGCAAATCAACATAAAATGTCGATTGTGAGTTTTGCGGTTGAGAATTTGGTAATGAGAGATTTGGAGTTGGCTGATCGTCGTTTGTGTCGATGGAATTTTGTTGTGCAATTGATGTGGCACCCGTTCCACCAGCTCCTATTACTGCAAATTCACACTCATCGAAATTATTGTCTGTTGGGGAGGGTAACGCCTCTATAGATTCGGATGGATCATCACTGGAATCAAAGAGGTAATCAGAAATTTGGGGTCGAATCCAATCGTATAAATTGGAAACAAACCCAAAGAAGTCTTCCGCTTCGATTCCAACTTCTGCCTCGCCTTTGCCACTGCGTGGCTTCTTCGCTTGTTCTATTTCGGACTTGCTCAGCAATGGCGGCAGATGCAGGATATACAAGAGTTTTAGTTTTTCTGTGTATTTGGTGGAACACAGAATGCCAATGGCATTTATTACTTGCGAAAACTCTAAAATACCGGTGCTCTTTTTGTCAGTTAACTATAATGAACCCAAAGTTTAGGGTGGTTAGCGAATAGTTGGCCGTTTgacagaaagaaaagaaaaacttactcTAAATAGCTTCTCAGCTAAGTCGATTGTACGACAATTCTTCCACGGAGTCAGTTCATAGAACAACACTCTGAATGTCTCGAAATCTACATTATAAGGTTCTGACCGACTGCATGTATTGTGTGGGATGAATTCTTCATCTCCAGCATGCGGGATAAGGATTGGAGCTTCACCAACGCTGTTTGCCTTCTGTTGAATTTTCTTCGGTGTCATCTTCTCCTCTCGAATTATAGCCAACAATTTGTGAAGTTCATCTTTCTCAAAGTAAATATTATCAGCGTGGAATTTAACCATTGTTTTTTCGTTGTCGATGTCGAATTGTCGCATAGTAAGTCGCCGATGCTTGTTTCGGAGTTCTTCGATTTTTTGAACCGATATTTGACTTCCGAAACGGCTGTAGGCTTCATGAATCAAAGTCTGAACCGATTGACTGTGATGTGTTTGAGATTGACGTGGTACAGACAATTGGTAGTCTGGATTGTAAATGCCATGTAAAAAATCTCCAAGTAGTTGCATTGCTTCGCCATCGTCATTACACAAAAACAGTTTGTCTCGATTCCATTCAAGGATTTGAAGTGCGAtcttaataaaggttttttaaatattaaaattgcttattttatttcgtaGGTGTTATAGTGAAATTTTACCACAAATATGATTTTTGCTCCATCGTAAAAGAAACAGTCAATGATTTGAAGAGAACTCTCGTAAGGAATTACACTTAGGAAAATTGTCAGGAACCACGATATTGAAATCATCTTGATGATGCCAATATTGTCCAAGTGACTGTGAAGGTCTGGTAAATATGTTTGTACCAATTCATTGAGGACGCCTTGATCAATCTAAAGCAACCAAGTAACAAGAAAATGCACAGTAGGTATATGTGAACTGAActgatagaattttgaagaagtcACTCACCTGTGCTCCTACAATTTTATCATTGTAATAGACAGGCAAAAGATTCTCACACAAACTTGCTAACATCCAAAAGGCATTCTCCTCATCacagaataataaaaacactGACGAAACTATATTCATCGCTTGACAATATCCAACGTTTGGATTACGAAGTGCATAGGCCTGTAGGACTCGTCTAAGGGCGCTCAGACCGTCTTTGTGCTGGAATGCAGGATGTTCGGGTAGGGATCGATGTAGATCACGATCGATTTCATCGTGAACCGGACAATGTTGCATTGAAGCTGActgtcaatataaaaaaatcattcaaataaaaattgttctaacaaattttttggaGAATTAAGAAGTATCACTTTTTCAACAAGATCTTCATAGAGTCCAGGATTCATTTCTTTTTCGTGTATTGCACCGGAAAATATCAACCAAATTTCTTGTCGCAATTTATCTGGAATGCCCTCGATTATAAGATTTATCACATCTGTTGTACGGAACATTGAAATTCCTTGACCAAATTCGCGAAAATGATTTTCCCATTTGCTTATctgaaaatgaatacaaattaaataacaacACTAATTTTCCATCTTGTTGTTTGTGAGAAAATAACCTTCTCTTCTTGTTTTCGTTGCATGCTGTCAGTAAGACCAGACTTAAAGGTATGCATTAGAGCGGCTTGCTTGGACCACGAAATATCATATTTAGCACGTTCTTTTCCAACAggtctaaaaatttaaacatatttacataaaatttgtttgattttccaGATTTTACTtacatattaatttttgataacaaaTCGGAGATTTTGCGGATGAGAACATCTCTGTCAGTTATTTGTGCAAATATAATGGGaacattttcatttgtattGATAATTATTTGATTATCATGACGATTTGGACCATCGTCTTTTTTTTCAGCGCTCTATCGATAGAATTaaagaaattaccaacaaaaaaccaacaaacaaaattaatgttacTCACTACTATTGTCTTTAATGGAACAACTATGCTGACCATATCCATAACATCACTTTTGAAGCATAAGAAATTTGTGGAAAGATAAATATTTCCACTAACATAACGTTTAGCGTATGGAGTCCAgagttttgctaaaaaaaaacataatataagtTCGTATAAAAAGAACGATGCTGGTAAAAATTAAGTTAGCTTATCATTATGAAAAGCTAATTCTCCAAAGCTATTTATACAGGATTAGAAGATTCCTAAAAAAACACAGTGAATATTAGAAATATATTCAATTGTATAATTTGGAAAACTGACGAGCTCgagtttatttattgaattcgttaaaggaacttgtcttctaacacttaaacggctataaataaaatgtaattgttccaaaattgatggtgatatgactgacccgttgaataagtttataataaagcacagctggatgtgttttctgcgtttaaaaatcgatggaagatttatgagcgtgagcggtggaagttcgagcctattggatcatgggaagaaacggaggTAGAAGtgcatgaatcttctttgtactccttctattctgtttatttgGACTGAATATGAAGCCATATTACAATATTGGTCTTATaaatgatatataaagaagtttaagaatataagggtcgcgaaaatcatgtgaaaaccgttttataaatcgTAGTCAATAATAATACCAaggtcagagaaagtagagagtttagtcaaataagaagagtctaattgataattgaaagtcaaaacattttgtttgcgtgtaaaacacaatgatttaaaagcatatttataaaacaccattcgcgaaaactatttagatcatcttgtagaAGTAAACAGCCGTCAAGTGAGTCGAtgcgtttgaaaattttaatgtcatcagcgtaaattaaaacagatgagtgttttataatagaaggtaagtcgttaacgtacaaaataaacagtaaaggtcctaagtggctacattttggtacgccagagttggtataaaaatatgatgaccgctcattcctaaaaactacatTGTATGATCTATTttataagtacgacgaaacccaactaacaaatttatcgtaaaagccttgggatttaagtttggaagttaatgttttatggcacaatttatcaaaggccttactgaagtctgtgaagacacagtcaacttgtttccgtttttcaaacgaatctaaacaaaatgaactgaaatgaaagaggttagtaatttgacttattttgaacaaaactatgTTGACTATCACAAATTAAAGACTTataattaaacgatatgactttacaaataatggactcaaataacttagggatgacggaCAATTTTTCAATGGgaccataatttttaatttcatttttactaccctttttatgtatcggttttatgtacgaactcttccaaatttcaggaTTTCAAGATTTGAGCGactcattaaaaagaatatgaaaaggataggatgcgcatttttatttttaatataagaaggtacaccatcGGGACCAGGGCTATTGAACTTTCCTACGCGCTTAACCATATGGAGCTTTTTTTGAAGCGGCGGGACTCTTATGTCCGTGCTTTTTTATGATAAGCGCATACTCAAGGGGacattactacccttattacgCAGAGACAGTGTGTGAGCATTAGAAAAAGTAGAGAGGATTTGAAAGGATATATCGGtatacattggttttgaattcctggaTATTAAAGATTAGAAAATACAGAGAaagctaaagaacgaatcgcTGTACTTGACAATACGAAAACAAAGTTACGTTGAGGGtttactgatgagcattctttGAAGAGCGAGAATTACAgttttaaggggaggaatgaagctggctatttctctagagcatacatctttaaaataacagtaaaaaagggtgagacaagaaactttccGACGATGTTCAAACGACGTAAATAAACCGATGGTAaattaaatgctctacgttcaatactgtccaagaagcTTAAGTAAATTGTAGGAGCACCAGCCaagagatgaaattatttttaaactttggaGGTATATAAGACTAATAGATAACAGCCAGAAAGAGAACCAAAAAATCTTACGCCAGTTTTGGCaatatcgcgtatgtgatcgttccacaagaatTCGTTGGTGAAATACTTACCGAGAATATGGAGATGATTAGAattattgatgcaagtgccattcatggataatggcaaggggatATGTCTTACTTTAAAGATATatgacagcattgggttttcgaagcattttaCGCGCggttttttatttcccattgtacaatgctgttaaggtcggaattcaatgagcttatcatattttgtcccTGCAGTTCAACGAATGTGAAAAGCTAATAGTCGTCAGCGAAATAATatgtattggataagaagttACAGACAGGAgagcattaataaaaatgagaaagagtgttggagataaaacagagccctggggcacaccagtatttCTTTTGTGGTTTTCGACTGTAGTCTGGTGTAAGATGTATTTACGAACTAAGGTAAAATTGGTCTGTGTTAGCAGGTTCCtcaacttttcaaacttttggAATGTCTCCAAGCCCCGGCACTCAACACATTTGATTGTAAAACTACTTTGCGATTTTTTCAAGAGATAATCATCAATTTAGGCCTGTTAATTTATTGCTGGAGACACATTTGAGTGGTTTGATGGTTTCTTTGCTATTTGAGaagattaaagttttgttagcCGGAAGTTGTCTTTGGAAACAGAATAGTAGAAACTAAAGATATAAATTATGTCTATCAAATTATACGCCAATTGAAAATCGTCaactttaagttaaaattaaaatgtgcaTTGAAATTGTGTAAACGATATTATGAGCTGGTAATCTGAATGAGTTCAGAATATTGGAGTCGCCAATATCATCATTGATTCACTACGAAGTGGCCTAAAGCTAGATAGCTATTTAAAgtgaaatacataattttgtgCTAAATATTTGTACTTAAGTAATATTAGATCGAACGAAAGGTTAAGTTCAATTGATGTTTTGGATCTGTTCGTAATagaaattgggcaggttcagacagcACAAGGGCCTTCATTTGCAGTtgacttcattctttgaacttaaattttgattaaagcaactagttagttttttaagtgtcataaatttcaaattcagaactttacttcacaaccCTCTACTTCATGTTCATAGTACAAAGGCTACCAAAATCATTATTGACTACagaacactcctcaggcaagctacaagtccatcacgatttatattttgtattgtaaggaaatattatttattttataatgaggTGGAGAGGAAGAGAGAGGAAAAGGGAGAAGGAAGGAGGAATCGGGAGACATTGGTATCGGAGTAGGGGATCCTTTGCATTGAGGTAGGACACCCTCTACTGACGTTGGCTGTTACCTCATAACAAGGTTGGGTGCTAGTTGTCGTTAGAAAAAATGGGAGAGGTATGGGTAGGATCGGGTCGGTCGAAGAAGGTAACTCTTAAATTGGGAACTAGGATAGGGATTGGGTGGAGGAAGGAATGTCCGTTACGGTAGCTGCGGCATGCTTGCAGTGCACAGCTGAGCTCGTCGGATGTTGGGGGGGTCTTGCTACCGTAACCGGGACTCACctctttataaaaacataaatcatgCCGGTTACTACCACCACTTCATTCACTTTTCTCGGCGGCCGCTGATGACGTCACGGCCTGGCCTTTACCCACCCTTCCTGGAATCCACTCGGCCTGGTTTTCGGATTCCCCAAAAGCGGATCCAGGAAAGTTCACTGCCGTGGAACTACATTCCCGCCAAACCTAAAATTAAGTCACCCAAACCGCACCCCCCTggaaataacttcctattccaTTTTCAAATTGGAATCACAACCAAGAAAAACGCTCGATTCATGGCATCGTTAATACAGAAAATCTTatctttttattaacttaaattcCTAATTACGTCAATAATATGTACAACAAAGATTAAAGCAATAAAGACCAAAACACTTAAGGAAATTTCTTCGTTCCAcacaacaaccaaaaaaaacaatcatggGAGCTTTGATCGCCGGAGCCACGCGGCGAATCTTTGCTTCTCCACCGTCCCGTATATGAAGCGTTTcctattcgttttttttttgtttaaccctaaTCGGACCCTTATTCCCTACCTACAAAGAGCTCATTGCGGGTGGACAAAAAAAAGGGGGGGTGCAAAATATTGCGTCGCGAGGGACGTAAGAGAACCCCTCTTCGCACTGGCGACGTCGGCGACTTCTTCCCTGAACAaaatgcacaaaaaaaaacaccaaaatcgCTGAAATTTCCCTATCACAAAActtagaaattacaaaaaaaaactaacgcaaatttccataaatttgaaaaaaagaaaataacgagaaaagaaatatttaaataaatgaatgtaactaggaaaaaaaaaacaaaaaggtaagaaaaaaaatgaataaataaatatataaattaataaataaagaaaaaagaaaaaaactgaaataaatatgtaggaatatataatataataaataataaggacaaaaaaaattgaaatattaattttttttttatcaaaagaaaaaaaaaaggttt
This window contains:
- the LOC129946262 gene encoding TBC1 domain family member 9 isoform X1, which encodes MWIQPKEVLLPGTFWVGEMKSKYFVLQKRRGHGESRGISSILVGTLDSVFDTRPPPYRILHQTPSSELFYEIAIGLTLEEIIKDWEWLVENLFKVLNEMESEEEITNFTICKIQSLHAHNTQSNDDSGETADFKVIAAKFRTYFDMPEEEQLVNTYSCNYFKNKIPRQGQLYISLNYIAFYSYMLGNVVKFAIRFSELMKIEKTGNVISIRTINDMQYKFTLFFDATEAHSLIEQLNKMAIEQMMQDPDSPIVDHEATIFQRFGKKTSKKPFLLRDLTVRQKSEEYRMYFRLPQREIMDGKIKAKLWTPYAKRYVSGNIYLSTNFLCFKSDVMDMVSIVVPLKTIVSAEKKDDGPNRHDNQIIINTNENVPIIFAQITDRDVLIRKISDLLSKINIPVGKERAKYDISWSKQAALMHTFKSGLTDSMQRKQEEKISKWENHFREFGQGISMFRTTDVINLIIEGIPDKLRQEIWLIFSGAIHEKEMNPGLYEDLVEKSASMQHCPVHDEIDRDLHRSLPEHPAFQHKDGLSALRRVLQAYALRNPNVGYCQAMNIVSSVFLLFCDEENAFWMLASLCENLLPVYYNDKIVGAQIDQGVLNELVQTYLPDLHSHLDNIGIIKMISISWFLTIFLSVIPYESSLQIIDCFFYDGAKIIFVIALQILEWNRDKLFLCNDDGEAMQLLGDFLHGIYNPDYQLSVPRQSQTHHSQSVQTLIHEAYSRFGSQISVQKIEELRNKHRRLTMRQFDIDNEKTMVKFHADNIYFEKDELHKLLAIIREEKMTPKKIQQKANSVGEAPILIPHAGDEEFIPHNTCSRSEPYNVDFETFRVLFYELTPWKNCRTIDLAEKLFRLTDKKSTGILEFSQVINAIGILCSTKYTEKLKLLYILHLPPLLSKSEIEQAKKPRSGKGEAEVGIEAEDFFGFVSNLYDWIRPQISDYLFDSSDDPSESIEALPSPTDNNFDECEFAVIGAGGTGATSIAQQNSIDTNDDQPTPNLSLPNSQPQNSQSTFYVDLPTDQLAQQGRFESIETFSDISDLGAKLNQLNVETISNFSQITQSDMGNAKYENRTSRTNSTSDTKSLGSLRYFFDQPYGGTSPNKTVPKMKKTNFQFLWRSLVEIIGEQDQDMKAAYENLMELGSQNVCNIKKDISLESFTQLDFNGSNDEPDTNGNPTTPMEPPSTSNLFMALDKELRQAEAALSTSSVTTPTTATATDADNWEISINQFIATVLAVTSIVQAFYAHTPIKENIERMQKNRRKCVASNY
- the LOC129946262 gene encoding TBC1 domain family member 9 isoform X2 yields the protein MWIQPKEVLLPGTFWVGEMKSKYFVLQKRRGHGESRGISSILVGTLDSVFDTRPPPYRILHQTPSSELFYEIAIGLTLEEIIKDWEWLVENLFKVLNEMESEEEITNFTICKIQSLHAHNTQSNDDSGETADFKVIAAKFRTYFDMPEEEQLVNTYSCNYFKNKIPRQGQLYISLNYIAFYSYMLGNVVKFAIRFSELMKIEKTGNVISIRTINDMQYKFTLFFDATEAHSLIEQLNKMAIEQMMQDPDSPIVDHEATIFQRFGKKTSKKPFLLRDLTVRQKSEEYRMYFRLPQREIMDGKIKAKLWTPYAKRYVSGNIYLSTNFLCFKSDVMDMVSIVVPLKTIVSAEKKDDGPNRHDNQIIINTNENVPIIFAQITDRDVLIRKISDLLSKINIPVGKERAKYDISWSKQAALMHTFKSGLTDSMQRKQEEKISKWENHFREFGQGISMFRTTDVINLIIEGIPDKLRQEIWLIFSGAIHEKEMNPGLYEDLVEKSASMQHCPVHDEIDRDLHRSLPEHPAFQHKDGLSALRRVLQAYALRNPNVGYCQAMNIVSSVFLLFCDEENAFWMLASLCENLLPVYYNDKIVGAQIDQGVLNELVQTYLPDLHSHLDNIGIIKMISISWFLTIFLSVIPYESSLQIIDCFFYDGAKIIFVIALQILEWNRDKLFLCNDDGEAMQLLGDFLHGIYNPDYQLSVPRQSQTHHSQSVQTLIHEAYSRFGSQISVQKIEELRNKHRRLTMRQFDIDNEKTMVKFHADNIYFEKDELHKLLAIIREEKMTPKKIQQKANSVGEAPILIPHAGDEEFIPHNTCSRSEPYNVDFETFRVLFYELTPWKNCRTIDLAEKLFRLTDKKSTGILEFSQVINAIGILCSTKYTEKLKLLYILHLPPLLSKSEIEQAKKPRSGKGEAEVGIEAEDFFGDDPSESIEALPSPTDNNFDECEFAVIGAGGTGATSIAQQNSIDTNDDQPTPNLSLPNSQPQNSQSTFYVDLPTDQLAQQGRFESIETFSDISDLGAKLNQLNVETISNFSQITQSDMGNAKYENRTSRTNSTSDTKSLGSLRYFFDQPYGGTSPNKTVPKMKKTNFQFLWRSLVEIIGEQDQDMKAAYENLMELGSQNVCNIKKDISLESFTQLDFNGSNDEPDTNGNPTTPMEPPSTSNLFMALDKELRQAEAALSTSSVTTPTTATATDADNWEISINQFIATVLAVTSIVQAFYAHTPIKENIERMQKNRRKCVASNY